In Lolium rigidum isolate FL_2022 chromosome 3, APGP_CSIRO_Lrig_0.1, whole genome shotgun sequence, the genomic window TGACAATTATTAGAAGGAAATGGTCGAGGTACTAGATTATTTGCTTTTAGCTTGCATGGTTTGTTGAAGATTTGTATCATTTACTGATTTAAAATTTTAAGCAATGTTAGTACTGAGGCGAAGTTTTCTACCTGCAGAAATTGGATGTGAGGGTGGCCCTGGTGTGGGAGGCGGCGCGGCCTCGGCAGAAGGACCAGTCGAAGTCCAGTGTGGCAGGGAGCAAGAAGGGAGGGAATTTTTTTTTGGGTCGATTGTTGCTGTTCTGGGTTGGTTACCACATCAAATAAGTTGTGTTCTCCTTTAAGCTCTCGATCTCTTGACGGCGCTGCTGCTACTGGTATTCCTCTCTTCTcgatatttattattttgtttctTACTTTGTAGGCTTATTTGTGTTGCCTCAAACATGAGACTGCTGGGAGTGTTCCTAGATTGAATATGGCTGCTATTTGGGTGACAGGTGACATGGTTTGAAATAGGGCATCTTGGGTAATGATTTGATTACCAAAGATTTCGATTTGCTGTGAAGGGCACAATTATTTGAGCACGTAAGGCAACAAAGGTGCATGGTCTCATGAAGAGGGCATTCTTTTATGTGAGGTCAGATCTGAATTGAATATGATTGATGAATGTTCATTTGACTTTTGCGCATAATGGGTGTACAATTATAGGTACTTATTGCATCTTATTCTTCTAGGTTCATGGATATCATCTGATGGATATTCTCATATTTCTATAAATGGATATCATTGATCGCATCCATAAGGTAATGATTTAAAGGTCCAACGTGTTAAGATTGATCATTTTTTAGTATGTACTTTCGAGGCATAGACGTATAGTTCTGAGATTTTGATCTAAAAAAGATTGAAagtgtattttttttttacttttgattCAGATGAGATGTTTAAACGATTTGCTAATTTCAAAGAACTTGGTGCTAATGCAATGTCTCTGAATTTACGTTTTTCATGTGCGTCCTGGTATCTCTACTGAAGATTAATGTCTGGTAACTTCCGTTCGTATCATGTCTGCTTCCTGAAACAGCTTATTAAACTAGGATTTGGTGTATTTCCCTTAAAACTTTATATACCACGTTAAGTGGTTTATTCAATTGAGTATCAAATGTAGGTTATCATTTTGTATGGTACCCCTTTGCTTTGGTCTTGGTAAGAATTGATGCTTAGCTTGGCTTTATCCCCTTATTCCCTATTTATGGTAGGTGTGGTCGATGGATAAAAAATTGCTTGATGGAAGCCCAAGGCATGCTTGATCCTTGCTTATGTGAGGGCTTGTTTCACTTCAGCTTTTCTTTCATCTATTATTGATAGACCAGATGCATGTAACTATGTTTCCTTAAATTATCTGCTTGTGTTAATTGAAGAAAAAAGATTTTACGACATTTTATGTTCTCTGCTTACATTTTCAATGCAATCTTTCTGGTGGTTTGTATGTTCTTCTATTTGAAAATTCAAAGCACTCCATATTAATGCATTCTCTATCTTCAGATGTGCCGCTATAAAACTATGCAGCGATATATGTACTACACATGCTTCTGGCAGAGCATGATTAGAAGGTTAATCCCGTATTTTTGTTTGGAACATTCGTCCTTTTATCCATTGTAGGTATTGGGGGCATGCTTGGATAATTTCCTAATGTGTTTTGTATTGTTCTGACCTATGCTTGTATCTAAACGTGTTGACTATTGTTCTCACCGATACATGTATTCTGTATAACATTTGACTGAAGAGTTACCTATGGGTGCTCTAATCAATTTTAAGAGTTACATATATGCTTTTAGATTTTTTTATGTGTTCATAGAATAGATTGCGCTTCTTATGCATTGAAATAACATTGAACCTCTTTCTGCATGATACTGGCATGCATGTATTGTTATGTACTGGAGTGCACCAACGGATGTATGTTTGTCGACTATTTTGTGCTTATGGTGAACTCTTGTGACTGAATATTTCGACATTGATATATCATCTGCTTCTACTTTCTGTTAATTGTTTTATAACTATTTTACTCCAAGCCTCTAACCCTCTTAACAGAAAATGACTAGCCCAGTCGCACCACTGTGTGACTGCATGAACCTTTGAATTCCCCCAACCTCTAATTTTTTGACCCTTTTGATAGTTGTATCTACAACCGGTACCAATCTTTTTTCCAATGTTTTCATTTTCATACCATGTAAAGTGCTCTTTATGTTAGTTAGGCATAAAGTAGATGCCCAAGATATATTTAGAACATGTTTGGTAATGTGCAATGTCTCCATTCCAGGTTATAGATTTTGCTTTCAAACGTTTATCCTTCAAATGTATTTCGTTTTCTCCAACCTCTTTAATTGTGTCTGTGGAGCTTGCTGAACTATGATTCTTATGTAACAGCGAGACCCTTTAGTTatgttattaaatccttaattatTGGAGCTATTCATATGCATGTACCAGTGCATGAAGGAAGACGATTTTCTTGTATTACTTTATGACTTATTCTTATTGACCATTGAATGGTGCACGCATATGCTGTTGTGTATGCTTGTTCCGGTATATATTTGTTCTGCGGACAGTGCACATAGAGATGAATCTCTTAGTGCATGATTCTTTGAAAATATACTTATGTGGTTATGATATATTGAGCGTTTCTATTATGCACTTATATTATTGTTTCCTCCAAGCATCAGAAAGTCTTATCTTGTTTTGTTGTTTTTTCCAGTTTACAAATGATCATCCACAAGGTTGAGCGAGCTCAAGCAGCAAGCAGCCAATACGAGAAGACTTAGTAGTTCATCTTTGTATTAAGATGCAACAAGCATCTGCTATGGTTTCTGAAACGGCACCATTCTCTGCAATGCAGCAAAATAATCTGGACAAACTTTGCTGAGTTTGGATGGAAACAAATAAAGTAACGAGAATTTAGAATACTTTATTTTGTGGCAATTTAGTATGTTTTCCCATGCCTAATCAGACTTCGGTATTTAGGTCTTTGGGCTTATGTGTTTTTGTCCGTGCACTGTCATGTGTAGtgaatctaaacatcatctcattTAAGTGCCAAAGTAACTTATTATTGACTTATGAACATGGAGCAACCAATTAGTGTAAAACTTATGGCTTGATTAATGTCCCGTTTTGCCTCTGCGCCggggcgcaacgggtcatctataaATGGAAGAATTGACATCATATAAGTTCCTGGGATTGTATTAGACCACAGACAAAAAGTATAATTTACAGATGAAATGAATAAATGGCAGAATTGGTAACCTTGAATTGCCATCCCATAAGTTCCTCGCTTGATTTGAAAATCAGTGGTCAACTTTAGCACTGTGGTCTTGGGTTTTTCATTGAAAAATATATGAGCTACTGTTTCACTTTTGGCTTTGCGCTAAAATTATCATCTTATTGCAGCATCTTGATAGAATGGTGTGTCTACAATTATACTAATCAGTTAAATTTTAAGCTAATTATTAATACTAAAATAAGCTAAATCTTATAATTTAAATTTTGCCTGgattctgccatttgcgcgatagcgcaacaggtTATCTAGTACCTAGAAACCATGGGAGATGGCCCGGAAGGCCATGGAAGACGTGGCTTAAGACCAACAATAAAATTCGATCTTGTTCTTGAGGATCAGATACCAAGAAAGAAGTGGCTTAAGACCAAGAAGCGCATGTACTTTAGGAATTTTGCAAGCAAAATCTAACCAATCGAATATGCATTACTTCTCTGCTTTGTATGTACATGTCAGATCTCAATTTGAGGAAATTGGAAATTTCCATGTCTGAGTGCTTGAACATGATATCCTGTCATAACATTTGTAATTATTATGATCTATAACAAAGTACACATAAAATTTGATGcttagtaagagcatctctaaccgacCCCACATATTTTAAAGGAGTAAACATCAGAGTATCCTTTAGAGGAGTATATTTGCTCCTCTAAACTTTTGCCGATTCTAACCGATCTTGTAATTTTAGCGGAGTAAAACCAAAATTCATCCCAATTTGATATGAATTCATTCGAACTTGATTCAAACTAGTTCATAATAATAAAAAGGGTGTGAgtatttctcagtcgactgagaactaacttcgttcaTGATGTTATCAAATCTTCGTTGCAACTCATGATTAGCACGAACCACGATACAAATCAAATGGTGTAGAACTTGACTGAGCATTTCTGATGCTTGGAAACATCTCGTTGATGAGATTTCTGATGGAGTCATCGGTGTCATTAGAGACGAGGTTGATGCCCTTCGCCGCCTAAGCCAATGTGTAGAGTGTCTTCTTGCTTTGGAGTTTAATTCCGATTCAATGGCTAGAGATTGGACCATCCAAAAATTAAACACAAAAGGGCCACCTCTTCCACGTTGCATGTTGTCTATTCCCGCATAATGTGAGATAGTAAAAAAattcctccgtccacaaataaatgTTTTAACTTTATCTAAATCTGCATTTATATCTTAATAAAGTTGAAACATCTTTTAGGACATTTTAGCACTGTGAGTACTTTAATTAATGAAATCCGGCCATGACAGGAGTATTTGGTTCGCTTCTCCGTCCAGAACTCCAGACACATATAAATCAGTAGCAAGAGTGCAACTTATCAGACCGACTTTTTATTGACGAATGACGATCGTATTAGACCGACTCCAGCAGCACTTCAAATAAATTTTTATCCACACTGCAGTCCAATACGTCCCGTAGTATAAGCATACGCCGACAGGAGCCATCTTCTGGTTGGTTTAAAGGACTCTGACTTTTTTTTTCAATATACTCCGTATAAAAGTTAAAGGACTCCGCTTTTTTTTTCTTGGAGTGGAAGGACTCAACCTGCAACAGCAACGGGAAGAGTTTGGGCTATTTCTACCAGAGTTCACTAGTTTTGGACCCAGAGGTAGCACCATCTCGAATAGGGTTTAAGATCCAGTACCGGCGCAACCTTCGATTCAATAAGCGAAACCCACCGCTCACGCGCCATGGGAGTCGCCGCGTCTGCCGCCTCTCCTTTACCGGAGGCTGCCGCGCCCGCGGATCCACCAGCCAAAGAAGATATCCAGCCTGTCGCCGCCGCAGATGCGCCAGACGATTCACCAGTGAAAGAAGAGATCGAGCCTTCCGCAGCAGCAGCGGCAGACGCTGTTGACGACGAcgcagaggcggcggcggagacggtTGTCTTTGatgccggcgaggaggagcaaGATGAGTGCCCCTTCTGCGTGTACATGAAGGGCGGCGGGTGCAAAGAGGAGTTCGTGGAGTGGGAGAAGTGCGTGGAGGAGGCGGATGTGGACGGCGGCAACGTCGTCAAGCGATGCGGCAAGGTCATGGCCGCGCTGGGCAGGTGCATGGAAAACTACCCGGACTACTACACGTCTGTCTCCTGCAAAGTTGATCGCCAGTTTTGGGAGGAAGATTTACCCCTGTAAACTTTTTTGTTGCTCAGTGCGTTAGCTGTTCCTATATAAACTAGTTGGCCAAAATAAATCCCTAAATCCTTCAACATTGACCAACGGTGGAATGATCTCTTCTTTGAATATACGTTGTTAAGTAGGATGAAACTCTCCAGTGGATGAacgctaggatgataacccggtTTAAAGTTGGCCCCTCCCTACGGAATTACCGAGAGATGAGATTTCAAACACAGGTGGACTGGTTGCGCACTCGTTtgtcttgccactgagctagaacTCAGTTCTCATAAATCCCTAAATCCTAGAAACCTCATCGGTCGAAAATCTAATCGGTGACATGATGGCGCTTCATCATCAACTCCGACATCAAGGAGCGCCGAGGGTGGACTGATGTTAGTATTGCAAACCCAGACACCAACGCATCAAGATGATACCCGCTCCTTGCAGTAGTTTATTTGTTAAATTAGATTCGTGCCAACATTAGGGACCGTTCAGAGTGATCGACGACGGCCTTCGTCCTACCTTTATCCATGTTTCGTTTAGCTTGAACTAGTCTACTTGCATATTTTGGTGTTGCgttttttcgatatgggagcagTGCCACAGCCTCTGCGTCAATCGATGCACACGGcaataattttatttcaaagtacggGTATAATATTTTGGTGTTGCGTTGGGGCGTGGCACCTTATGTATGCTGCGGTGGCCATGCTTGGCCCCGCTTTGGATTTCTGCTTGTAAGCGTATTGTGTGGTTTCTGTACGAACTTCGTGTACTCTACCGGTTGAGGCTTAATTAATTTAAAGTTAGGCTCATCTTAACCTTCCGTCTAAAAAAAGAGATTGCACACTAAGGAGAGCAAGAAGGAACATAATAAATACTACTCTGATGGAATCAATAAGCGTGCAAGCAATGATTCTTGGCTTGAAACAACCCATTTAAATGTCGGCTTAAAACCAATAATGGCATATTCCAAAACAAAGAATACTACAATCACTTGGATAACTACTTCATTTACCAGCTATAAGTAAAAAATTATTAATATTTAGTAGTACATATTGTAATATTATTTTACACAATCAGCTCAATAACTAATTGATGTCAGCCGTgtcatctactccctccgatctcttttaattgatttggatttagtacaactttttaCTAAATCTGAGTTAATTAAAtatgaccggagggagtagaactGTAATTTCTTGCACTATATATAACATATGGAgtatttatttttctaaattataTTGATGCTCCCATCCGCTAAGCTATCAACAATAATAATggcatctttactattatattgcagtTCGTACGTCATCAAAAATATTTGATGtcaaatatcaaaaaaatcatgGCCGTACAACCACACCACCTCAACGTTTGAGCCGTCCGGTGGCTTTCTTAGTATTTCGTCTTCCGTCCTGATTGTTAGTGTTAAGTATGGATCTAATGAAATCAATTTTTTCCTTTCCTACTTGCATGCAATTAAATCAGTATCTTTGTTGCCTTGTTATTGTCGAAAGAAAAATGAGTTAATACTCACAAGTCACAGACATGTAAGAGATTTTTTCTTTCCTAATAATACTTGCATGCAATTAAATCAATATCCCTTGTTACCATGTTATTATATGGAAGTATTTGCGTGCAATCAAAGTATCCACTGCTAATGCAATCAAATCAGTAACCAATGTTAATCAATATCAAAATAAAAATGAATTGATACGCACATGTCAGACACCCAAGAGATCGTTTGTTTTCCTAATGCCCTCCACCCTCACGCATCTTCCTTTTAAATGTCTCACGACCCACAACCTTGTAGAGAGCGGTGCATGCCTCGCATTGCCGGCTTGAGTCCCCTGCAGCCACACAATTCGCATGATCCTCAGCCATGGCGGCTGTCAAGGTCGTCTCCTCCCTGTAGGTTGACGAGCTGCACCACACGCTCGAGGAGATGTCGTGATCTTCGTTCGTGACAAAGGCGCGGACGCACGACGCGGTTGCGCCCGTGATGGCGGCACAACAGGCCGGGATGGAGATACCACTGATGGTGGCCGTGAACACTATCGAGGAGCTGGCGCATTGGATGAAGGacgaatgatcaagatagttttcatcgatgaaatcatccccttcttcatcttcttccattataacccctctttctccatgcttgatccaacaattatagcttggcatgaaatcgtgccgaagcaggtgcaggtgaacttctcttgaggaagagtaacccttctgattcttacagtcaacacatggacaaataacaaaacccttctgcttgttcgcattagccactacgaggaaatctttcaaacccgtagtgaactcgccggagagtcggttaccgtacatccattgccgattcatctgcattattataatataaaatatataattaaccatcatgcatttgttaaactaattaactagctacaaacaatagaaattaaacaatgaactacacacatgcatattttatcaatgacacatatatatgaaaggttcaagttgctaaccgcgatcgaggaggaaaaaataaatgaggaagctcaagtgtggctccgacacttcatatcatgtttgtttcatgctattggggcatttcatcaaacactttgtgtgcataagagaagccaaaagcaaacctacacccccttgtgaagtttgtgaagagaagtggcaccaaatggctaagtgccgtgggctgaacggtatatataggggtggggctttagtcgcgattggcctggccaaccgcgacgaaaggcattcgggcacctttagtcgcggttggccagaccaaccgcgactaaagcttctcccgtccaccagctggccaccgagcgccctgggcccaggcctttagtcgcggttcgcctcccgaaccgcgactaaagactccattaATCGCGGTTCCTATACTTTCGCGACTAGTGGATGCTCGTGTCTCCCCACCTTCCCGCTGCTCTATTGGTAATTTGTACAATCTCATATGTTATGGTTCCGTGCATGCCTCTGCAACTTTGGAATCATTTCTTAGATGCGTCTGCCATCACACTTTCTAGACAATGTCAAGAATGTAATATGTCTTAATGAATATCGTCATATATGAATATGATTATATGAGAGATGGGAAACCAAGCTTATGTGTGTTTTGGGCAGGATCGTTACTCATTAATGTTATGGCTGATGTACAACAAGCGCAGCAACGGGAATGAATCTCCGTCGGCCTCTGCATCCAAGGAGCCAAAAGAGGGCATGCAGaagaattggcgctcaggttgagGACTTCAACGCCGCCTTCATTATGGTTGTGTCTTCTTCTCATTGGGAATAACATCAGGTTTGTCTTCTCTAACATCAAGTTTTGAGATGTTATATTATTGCCTATGTCCATCTCCTCTCCATCCATCTCGACGCGAGGTCGCTGTTCCACGCGTTGCCGCCTGGCCGCCTACGCTGGCTCCCCAGACGACGACACAGTTCCAAGCGAGCGCGCTTGACCGACTCAGATGCTGTTGTCCTACTACCAAAATCCCCTCGACAAACGTCCAACAATGCGTAGCCCTCCGGATGACGGTGATACGCAGAGGGAACCTCCATCGACCCCATGCCATGGCCTCCATGGCGCAAACAAGCACAGGTCACCGGCGTCGCGCCGACGGCGCCACTGCTGTGTGCTTTCCTCCCTATGCATCCATGTCCGACTCGAATTGGTCTCACCGTgctccgtcctcaccagcgctaGGCACCACTGCGGTTGCCACTCATATGAAGGGAAGATGCAAGTTAGGCAGCAAAAAAAATTGCTAATAATTTCACTCCTCTTACTATCAATTAGATTTGCATGTTATTGGGATTGTAAGTTCTTGGTGACACTCCTACCTTGTACGTAGCCACAACTATACTACCTACAGGCTGCAGCCTGATCCCCTTGTCTGCATCAAGGTCAAAATTGGGTCGGGTATATTTTCTGCATCTTATGGTATTGTCCAAGACCTAATCAGCACAAGCATCGTAACTTCAGTCTAAACGAGTATCATTTTTAGACTCAGAAGTTGTGGTGCAAGTGCCGGAGCTTCACCAAAAATCGGGGGGGGGCGAAAGATAAAATGTCAATGTTTGGGGAGGCGAAATGTTATTTTGCTGCATCTAAACACTCCCTAAAAAAATTCTTCACAACCTTGCAAaaaacttggggggggggggtggcccccCCGACTTACACTAAGCTCCGCCAGTGGTGCAATTGCTCTCCCACTAGACAAAATTGATTGCAAATACTCCTTAGGTAAAGTTTGGATTGTCTGATCACATATAGGTTTCTTATATGCAATGAGTTGCAGAAGATAGCTGAGAACTTTTTTTGCCAGAGAACATATATTACTGAATAATGTATGATTGCTTAAACCAGGAAATTGGAAAAGGAAGTGTCTCACTGAAATTTTTATTGTCACACGATGTTTATCTCCATCGAGAGTCACTGATCGGTACCTAAATAATGGGTTGCTTGTTGGGTTTTTTACATGACCCTGCTTCCTGTTTAGTGCATTTATACATCATTACTGTGTATGCTCCTTACAATGGTTGTTACCTCACTTGGTGGGTCATACTAATTGCTGCAAATTGCACAATCTCAGGCTGACCCATTTGTTTCAAAGTTGTGTATTGTCATCTTGGCTTTGGTGGTCTGACGATGGTGCCCTGCACGATTGCTTAGGTGGCACCGGCCGGTGAGCTGGAAGGCATTACTCTGACACGCACCGTATCATCTTCTTTGTCAGAGACCCACAAAATGGTAACAATGTCTGTCAGCATGAACTATTGGTTAAAGTTGTAATACAATGTGGATTTTTTTAGAACAATACAATGTGGATTTAGTGTCTACTATTAGCCGTGATGTTATTATTAGTAGTATTTGTAGATGGCCTTAAGGTAATGGATGATGTTGCTAAGTTATTAGACACGGTAGATGATAGATTTTATAACAAGTTGCTGGTATCTGCCTTCCGTTGTATTAGACTTATAATGAGCTCATGTTTCCCATTACCGTATTTTGTATTAACCTACTGATCATGAGTGGTACTCACTGGTTATCGTATTTTTGAACCAGAGTGTTCCGGAGGTAGATAAAAATATGGTTAACATCTTATCCCTTGGGGTTTGTATCACCTGAGATTGGTTAAGCTGGTGCAAAGTCCACACACGAATCGTACACATCTGGGACAAGTCGGATTAAGAACCCATGCTGGTATATATCCGTAACTGAAtgcctaaagcacataaattcacCACCAAAACCGAAGGGAGAAGCACAAAAGTGCAAAAGAATCAACCGGATGCTTTTGTTGTTGTAATCAGGTTGATGTGAAGTTCTTATTGGATGTGGATTCAATCTAGAAATGAAGGTAACTATCACTCCTATTGCAAGTCACGTGTTTCCATTTGTCAACTCCTCGGTATGGGAGGTGGTTGATTGAACCGTGTTAAGATTCAATTAATTCTTATAGTCCATGCTTGTAATTAACCGTGACTGCTCCTTTTGTGCAATGGTATGTCGGTTTGTAAGTGTCATTCCAAACAGACGCACATACGATGTAAGCACATGTTCAGGTGCTATATATACCATAATTCATCATCAATGAAAACAAAGTTGATTCATTTGTCTTGTCTCTTGATTACATCTCGACAAAGCCAAGGTAGGGAGATAAAATGAGACCGGCGAAGAATGTGATCTCTGCTACTCCCATGTCATTGGCGGAGCATTAGACTGGAGCCTTCACTTGGTATGGGGTGAACACGAGGCAACATACCACATAGATTTACATTTTTACCAAAATATTTTTTCTGCCAAAATAATTCTAATATCCTTCGAGTAATATGTGTTTACCTTTTCTATACACATGAATTTTTATGTGCCgtacaagaaaataaacttgagttatcgtagcaacgcacgggcattctacTAGCAATATTTAACCGAGGTGTTGAAACAATATTGGGCCGACTCCAACAGCACTTGTTTTTTACCTTCTGGTTGACTCCGATTGGAAGTTGTAACCGGAAACGGCACGGACTGCAAGGGTTGGGCTATTTCTGCCAGAGGCCACCAGTTTCGGCCCAAAACTAGCACCACCTCGAATAGGGTTTAAGCTTCCAGCCCCGGCGCAGCTCCAAGCCGCCGGTCCGATTCAGTCCGCAAAACCCACCGCTGACGCGCCATgggagccgccgcctccgccgcctctcctcccccgGAGCCCGCCGCGCCCGCCGATCCACCACCATCCAAACTAGATATtccgcctgccgccgccgcctctcctcccccgGAGGCCGCCGATCCACCGGCCAAAGAAGACACCcagcctgccgccgccgccgccgccgcagatgcGCCCCCGGAGGCCCCTGCTCCCGCTGATTCCGCCCCAAAAGAAGAGATCCAGCCCGCCGCACCCGCGAGCGGCGACGCGGAGGCGGAGGGGGAGACGGTGGTCTTCGACGCCTCCGCCGCGGAAGCGGgcggggaggaggaggtcggggagtgccccttctgcacctaCATGAAGGGCGGCGGGTGCAAGGACGAGTTCGTGGAGTGGGAGAAGTGCATCGAGGTGGCGGAGGCCGAGGGCGGCGACATCGTCGAGCGCTGCTCCAAGGCCACCACCGCGCTGCGCGAGTGTATGGACAAGTACCCGGTTTACTACGAGCCCATCCTCAGCGCCGAGCGCCGCATGAGCGAGGATATGGAGGCCGCCGTCAAGGAGGAGGCCCAGGCAACCCAAGCATCCCCAGCCTCGCCACCTGCGGCCGCAGAGGAGGGGGAGCAGGGCGACAACAAGAAGCAGGCAGAAGAGGTTAAGGAGAAGGAAGCTGGCGGCGAGGCAGGGGAGCAGGGCGGCAGCAAGaagcaggaagaagaggaggttGTGGTGCTCAAGGAGAAGGAAGATCTTGCGGCTTGATCCGACGCCGATGTTGGATCTCGTGATTTTTTGGTGGAGATTTGGGGCATCCTAGATGTGAATTCTTTCTTGTCTCCAAGAATATGAGATTTTTTTGCCTGGAAATTATACCTGTTGTGAGTTCTGACTCATGAACTGTAAGGAGAGATATGGAGCTTTAATAATCCGATGCATCGATACTAATTGACATGATCAGCTGTTGCTCTATTCTTTTTTGTACCACTAGTTTCAGTTTGTGATTGCAGCTCATGTTTGAAACAGTTGACAAACATTGACAGTTTGCCTCGTAATCGGATCCAGAATAAGTCATAGTATGTGCATGTTAATTTGAGGAATACTGTCTCGTTTCAGTTACACCCTTGAGGAATATAGGGAAAAGTCAGTATTCTATTGTCTGCCTTCCCAAGTATTTTGAGCAATTCTCTAAAGAAATCTTGATTGTGCAAATATCTTGTTCAATATTTGGAATTATTTACAAATACCAACTAAGAAAGTGTGTTGAATATGAATCCATAGTTTGCATCACAAATTACTCACATGAAGTTGGATTAATTGTTCTTTTAACTAATCGTCTCGACATTCAAACCTTTGATTGAATGTTTGGCTGCCTTTTTGTAACAACATTCGGCAGTGGTGGTTTAATCTTTGCCATTGAGTTTCCAGACAAGTGGTGCTGAAGCTGTCCAATGGCCTGAGTCGTCGAAACTGTTTTGAGCGACGATCTCGAGGCAAACTGTCGGCGAGGCAGCGGAGCAGGGTGACAATAAGAAGGAGCCAGAAGAGGAGGCTGTGGTGGTCAAGGAGAAGGGTGATCTTGCTGCTTGATCTGACGCCTATGATGGATCACGATTTTTTGGTGGAGTTGGGGCATCCTAGATATGAATTCTTCGTTGTTATGTTGGATCTCGATTTTTTGGTGGAGATTTGGGGCATCCTAGAAGTgaattctttgttgtcacgagatTTTTTTGCTTGGAAATTATACCTGTTGTGAGTTCTGACTCATAAACTGTATGGAGATATCTGGAGCTTTAATAATCCGATGCATTGATACTAATTAGCATGATCAGCTGTTGTTCTATTTTTTGTACTATTTCAATTTGTGATTTGTGCAGCTTATGTTTGAAAACAGTTAACAAACATTGACAGTTCGCCTAGTAATCTTCCAAAATAAGACTACAAAAGAATTTCAGAGTGATAGTATCAACTTTCTCCACTTGGTCGCTGGGATGCTGAATGTGTCCTCTGCATCCTGCTGGTGGGAATTGTCTGCATTCAAAATATTTTGAGCAAATCTCTAAAGAAATCTTGATTGTACAAATATCT contains:
- the LOC124696904 gene encoding uncharacterized protein LOC124696904, producing the protein MGVAASAASPLPEAAAPADPPAKEDIQPVAAADAPDDSPVKEEIEPSAAAAADAVDDDAEAAAETVVFDAGEEEQDECPFCVYMKGGGCKEEFVEWEKCVEEADVDGGNVVKRCGKVMAALGRCMENYPDYYTSVSCKVDRQFWEEDLPL
- the LOC124696905 gene encoding fibrous sheath CABYR-binding protein-like, with protein sequence MGAAASAASPPPEPAAPADPPPSKLDIPPAAAASPPPEAADPPAKEDTQPAAAAAAADAPPEAPAPADSAPKEEIQPAAPASGDAEAEGETVVFDASAAEAGGEEEVGECPFCTYMKGGGCKDEFVEWEKCIEVAEAEGGDIVERCSKATTALRECMDKYPVYYEPILSAERRMSEDMEAAVKEEAQATQASPASPPAAAEEGEQGDNKKQAEEVKEKEAGGEAGEQGGSKKQEEEEVVVLKEKEDLAA